A single genomic interval of Arthrobacter sp. NicSoilB8 harbors:
- a CDS encoding aldose 1-epimerase family protein, which yields MDLTATPSAAGPVPAANGAVRRYASGRQYELRRGDALAVVTELAAGLRLYSRGGIALTESYGDGDIPPGATGITLAPWANRVEDGVWYLNGKKLQLDITEVSRNNASHGLLRNSSYELVDEDGFSVTLEAAIFPQHGYPFLLRHRVRYELAEDLGLVVRQSLINDSQDPAPFVLGAHPYLRLGDVPSEELTVSVGARTRLVADDRLIPRSSEPVSGDFDLRGGRLVGTLDLDSAYTDLEFDGGIARHTLRSPDGRTVSLWQDEGCGYVHVFVTTEFPGRSKAVAIEPMTGPANAFNSGEGLRWLAPGEQFSMTWGIASSLGAAAG from the coding sequence ATGGATCTCACAGCGACACCTTCCGCAGCCGGCCCTGTACCCGCCGCCAATGGCGCCGTGCGGCGCTACGCGTCCGGGCGGCAGTACGAACTCCGTCGCGGCGACGCCCTCGCCGTCGTGACCGAACTCGCCGCCGGCCTGCGGCTCTACAGCCGCGGCGGCATTGCCTTGACCGAGAGCTACGGCGACGGCGACATCCCGCCCGGCGCCACCGGGATCACCCTGGCGCCCTGGGCCAACCGGGTGGAAGACGGCGTCTGGTACCTCAACGGCAAGAAACTGCAGCTCGACATCACCGAGGTCTCCCGCAACAACGCCAGCCACGGGCTGCTGCGGAACTCCTCCTACGAACTCGTGGACGAGGACGGGTTCTCCGTCACCCTCGAGGCTGCCATCTTCCCGCAGCACGGCTACCCGTTCCTGCTGCGGCACCGGGTCCGCTATGAACTTGCCGAGGACCTCGGGCTGGTGGTGCGCCAGAGCCTCATCAACGACTCCCAGGATCCTGCGCCGTTCGTGCTCGGCGCGCACCCGTACCTGCGGCTGGGGGACGTGCCCAGTGAGGAGCTCACGGTGAGCGTGGGCGCCCGGACCCGGCTGGTCGCCGATGACCGCCTCATTCCGCGCAGCTCCGAGCCGGTCAGCGGCGACTTCGATCTCCGGGGCGGGCGGCTGGTGGGAACCCTGGACCTCGATTCGGCCTACACGGACCTGGAGTTCGACGGCGGCATCGCCCGGCACACGCTGCGGTCACCGGACGGGCGGACGGTGAGCCTGTGGCAGGACGAGGGCTGCGGCTACGTCCACGTCTTCGTGACCACCGAGTTTCCGGGCCGGTCGAAGGCGGTCGCGATCGAGCCGATGACCGGACCCGCCAACGCGTTCAACAGCGGCGAGGGGCTGCGCTGGCTCGCGCCGGGGGAGCAGTTCTCCATGACGTGGGGCATCGCCTCCTCCCTCGGGGCCGCTGCCGGCTGA
- a CDS encoding AI-2E family transporter: MTPAEDAAPATSPALSAAGTGTRAGARVRTDREIDQDIPYGVRIAAAWAWRAGLILLVLGGLVWLLSHVSFLIIPVMVAALLAGLLSPAVRWMAKRSVPKGLAVAITVVGFIGLIVGALTLVGRQLMQGFGELWSQALTGVQQVQTWLSEGPLHLTAAQIDKYIQEGTAALQNNSSSILSGALTFGSTAGHFAAGLVLALFVLIFFLLEGDRIWAFLVSLMPRKARRATDGAGRRGWASMVSYARIQMFVAFVDAVGIGVGAAIIGVPLALPLGVLVFLGSFIPVVGALVTGAIAVLLALVANGPVNALIMLAIVLAVQQLESHILQPLVMGKAVSLHPVAVILSVAAGSYLAGIPGALFSVPILAVANSSIRYIAGRTWEHDEVLATAGPEGSLAPEPGADTTFTDVHLPGRTPGREGAAPNSGAPGSDAGRGTDA; the protein is encoded by the coding sequence ATGACGCCAGCTGAGGACGCCGCACCCGCCACAAGCCCCGCCCTTTCCGCGGCCGGCACCGGAACCCGTGCCGGGGCCCGGGTACGGACCGACCGCGAGATTGACCAGGACATTCCCTACGGCGTGCGGATCGCCGCCGCCTGGGCGTGGCGCGCCGGACTCATCCTGCTCGTGCTAGGCGGCCTGGTCTGGCTGCTGAGCCATGTCAGCTTCCTCATCATCCCGGTGATGGTGGCTGCGCTCCTGGCGGGTCTCCTCAGCCCTGCGGTGCGCTGGATGGCCAAACGCAGCGTGCCCAAGGGGCTTGCCGTTGCCATCACGGTGGTGGGCTTCATCGGTCTCATCGTCGGTGCCCTGACCCTGGTCGGGCGCCAGCTCATGCAGGGCTTCGGCGAGCTGTGGTCCCAGGCGCTCACCGGGGTGCAGCAGGTCCAGACCTGGCTGTCGGAGGGCCCGCTCCACCTGACGGCCGCCCAGATCGACAAATACATCCAGGAGGGGACCGCCGCGCTGCAGAACAACAGCAGCAGCATCCTCAGCGGTGCCCTGACGTTCGGGAGCACGGCCGGGCACTTCGCCGCCGGCCTCGTGCTGGCCCTGTTCGTGCTGATCTTCTTCCTGCTGGAAGGTGACAGGATCTGGGCCTTCCTGGTCAGCCTCATGCCGCGCAAGGCACGCCGCGCCACGGACGGAGCGGGCCGCCGCGGCTGGGCCTCCATGGTCAGCTACGCGCGCATCCAAATGTTCGTCGCATTCGTGGACGCCGTCGGAATCGGCGTCGGCGCCGCCATCATTGGCGTTCCGCTCGCCCTGCCCCTGGGCGTGCTGGTGTTCCTCGGTTCCTTCATCCCGGTGGTCGGCGCGCTGGTTACCGGCGCCATCGCCGTGCTGCTGGCACTTGTCGCCAACGGGCCCGTCAATGCGCTCATCATGCTGGCGATCGTGCTCGCCGTCCAGCAACTCGAAAGCCACATCCTGCAGCCGCTGGTCATGGGCAAGGCGGTGTCCCTCCACCCCGTGGCCGTGATCCTGTCCGTCGCGGCGGGCTCGTACCTCGCCGGAATCCCCGGCGCGCTGTTCTCCGTTCCGATACTGGCCGTAGCAAACTCGTCGATTCGCTACATTGCCGGCAGAACGTGGGAACATGATGAAGTGCTGGCAACCGCCGGACCAGAGGGCAGCCTTGCCCCCGAACCCGGCGCAGACACCACCTTCACAGACGTCCACCTGCCGGGCCGAACGCCCGGCCGCGAGGGCGCCGCACCCAACAGCGGTGCTCCGGGCAGCGATGCCGGACGGGGCACCGACGCCTGA
- the ilvA gene encoding threonine ammonia-lyase: protein MNTLESLPVTLDDVLEAQKLLDGIITRTPVESSRALGSMVGGEVFLKCENLQRAGSFKVRGAYVRMAKLSDAEKKRGVVAASAGNHAQGVAVAAKSLGIKARIYMPLGVALPKLAATRSHGAEVVLHGHNVDEALAEAKRYADESGAVFVHPFDDVDVVAGQGTVGLEILEQVPDVDTILMGVGGGGLLAGVAVAVKARAKELGRDIRIIGVQAENAAAYPPSLAADALVPLKKVSTMADGIAVGRPGQLPFSIIRELVDDVVTVSEDALARALIFLLERAKMVVEPAGAVGVAALMEGKIENPGTVAVVLSGGNIDPMLMLKVIQRGLSAAGRYMTVRMMLDDRPGSLATIARIIAENDANVTGLDHTRVGGSISMGDVSITVNLETKGHEHCSQVLAALRAEGFQPIVVH from the coding sequence GTGAATACCCTTGAGAGCCTGCCCGTCACGCTGGACGATGTCCTGGAGGCGCAGAAGCTGCTCGACGGGATTATTACGCGGACCCCCGTGGAGTCTTCGCGGGCCCTCGGCAGCATGGTGGGCGGCGAGGTCTTCCTCAAATGCGAGAACCTGCAGCGCGCCGGGTCCTTCAAGGTCCGCGGCGCCTATGTGCGCATGGCCAAGCTCTCCGACGCCGAGAAGAAGCGCGGCGTGGTGGCGGCCTCGGCCGGCAACCACGCCCAGGGCGTGGCCGTCGCAGCCAAGAGCCTCGGCATCAAGGCCCGCATCTACATGCCGCTCGGCGTCGCCCTGCCCAAGCTCGCCGCCACGCGCAGCCACGGCGCCGAGGTGGTGCTGCACGGCCACAACGTGGACGAGGCACTGGCCGAAGCCAAGCGCTATGCCGACGAAAGCGGCGCCGTCTTTGTCCACCCCTTCGACGACGTCGACGTCGTCGCCGGCCAGGGAACCGTGGGGCTGGAAATCCTCGAACAGGTCCCCGACGTCGACACCATCCTCATGGGCGTCGGCGGCGGCGGCCTCCTCGCCGGCGTTGCCGTCGCCGTGAAGGCGCGCGCCAAGGAACTGGGCCGCGACATCCGCATCATCGGCGTCCAGGCCGAGAACGCCGCCGCCTACCCGCCCTCGCTCGCCGCGGACGCCCTCGTCCCGCTCAAGAAGGTCTCCACCATGGCGGACGGCATCGCCGTCGGCCGGCCCGGCCAGCTGCCGTTCAGCATCATCCGCGAGCTCGTCGACGACGTCGTCACCGTCAGCGAAGACGCCCTGGCCCGGGCCCTGATCTTCCTGCTGGAGCGCGCCAAGATGGTGGTTGAGCCCGCCGGGGCCGTCGGTGTGGCCGCGCTCATGGAAGGCAAGATCGAAAACCCCGGAACCGTCGCGGTGGTGCTCTCCGGCGGCAACATCGACCCCATGCTGATGCTCAAGGTGATCCAGCGCGGCCTCTCCGCCGCGGGCCGCTACATGACCGTCCGGATGATGCTCGATGACCGGCCGGGCTCGCTGGCCACGATTGCCCGCATCATCGCCGAAAACGACGCCAACGTCACGGGCCTGGACCACACCCGGGTGGGCGGCTCCATCAGCATGGGCGACGTCTCCATCACCGTCAACCTGGAAACCAAAGGCCACGAGCACTGCAGCCAGGTCCTTGCAGCGCTGCGGGCCGAGGGATTCCAGCCGATCGTGGTGCACTAG
- a CDS encoding rhomboid family intramembrane serine protease translates to MVTDASPSGRPGTEDSPGTRARTGLLVVGSFVVLLYLIEILNTALFHSLNRTFGLRPRSLDGILDILTFPLLHSSLAHLMSNTLPLIIFGFLVFLAGRRVFITALAASWLASGLVVWLIGGASVTVGASGLVFGLFSFLLVRGFFNRNWWQIALSVVLFMAYGGILFGVLPTVASFVSWQAHLGGAIGGVAAALLLSTRRQQALPPGR, encoded by the coding sequence GTGGTGACGGACGCGTCCCCGAGCGGCCGGCCGGGAACGGAGGACAGCCCAGGGACACGGGCGCGCACGGGATTGCTGGTGGTTGGCTCGTTCGTGGTGCTGCTGTACCTGATCGAGATCCTCAACACCGCCCTGTTCCATTCCCTGAACCGCACCTTCGGGCTGCGGCCGCGCAGCCTGGACGGGATCCTGGACATCCTGACCTTTCCGCTCCTGCACTCCAGCCTCGCCCACCTGATGTCCAACACGCTCCCGCTGATCATCTTCGGGTTCCTCGTGTTCCTGGCCGGGAGGAGGGTGTTCATCACCGCCCTGGCCGCCAGCTGGCTGGCGTCCGGGCTGGTGGTGTGGCTCATCGGCGGCGCCAGCGTCACGGTGGGTGCCTCGGGGCTGGTGTTCGGCCTCTTCTCGTTCCTCCTGGTCCGCGGCTTCTTCAACCGGAACTGGTGGCAGATTGCGCTGTCCGTGGTGCTGTTCATGGCCTACGGCGGCATCCTGTTCGGCGTCCTGCCCACCGTGGCAAGTTTCGTCTCGTGGCAGGCCCACCTCGGCGGGGCGATCGGCGGGGTCGCCGCGGCACTGCTGCTAAGCACCAGGCGCCAGCAGGCGCTGCCCCCGGGACGCTGA
- the greA gene encoding transcription elongation factor GreA: MSTTNSATAAWLTQEAFDRLKAELDNLSGPGRAEIVQKIEAARQEGDLKENGGYHAAKEEQGKIEARIRQLTALLRDAHVGEAPADDGIVEPGMIVVAKIAGDQESFLLGSREIAGDSDLDVFSEKSPLGAAIVGHKEGDKLSYTAPNGKDITVEIISAKPYAG, translated from the coding sequence GTGTCTACCACCAACAGCGCAACTGCGGCTTGGCTTACCCAGGAAGCTTTTGACCGCCTGAAGGCAGAGCTGGACAACCTTTCCGGCCCCGGCCGGGCAGAAATCGTCCAGAAGATCGAAGCTGCGCGCCAGGAGGGCGACCTCAAGGAGAACGGCGGCTACCACGCCGCCAAGGAGGAGCAGGGCAAGATCGAGGCCCGCATCCGCCAGCTCACCGCGCTGCTCCGGGACGCCCACGTCGGTGAGGCACCGGCCGACGACGGCATCGTGGAGCCCGGCATGATCGTCGTGGCCAAGATCGCAGGCGACCAGGAATCCTTCCTCCTCGGCTCCCGCGAGATCGCCGGCGACTCGGATCTGGATGTCTTTAGCGAGAAGTCACCCCTCGGCGCGGCCATCGTCGGTCACAAGGAGGGCGACAAGCTCAGCTACACCGCCCCGAACGGCAAGGACATCACGGTGGAGATCATCTCCGCCAAGCCGTACGCCGGCTGA
- a CDS encoding DUF4307 domain-containing protein produces the protein MTSEDQPAAPATTSLANRYGGQKRALTRKGKRNILIAALAVGVAFLAWVSISAATSSVSFKDIGYSTVDATLTEIDFQVTKDPAADAKCAVKAMDSKFAIVGWKVVDIGPNAADVGTDGGHTTAHRAQLRTESQAVSAVVDSCWIPETGK, from the coding sequence GTGACTTCCGAGGATCAGCCTGCCGCGCCGGCAACTACCAGCCTAGCCAATCGTTACGGCGGCCAAAAGCGCGCGCTGACCCGCAAGGGCAAGCGCAACATCCTGATCGCCGCCCTGGCCGTGGGTGTCGCCTTCTTGGCGTGGGTTTCGATCTCGGCGGCCACTTCCAGTGTCAGTTTCAAGGACATCGGCTACAGCACCGTCGACGCCACCTTGACGGAGATCGACTTTCAGGTGACCAAGGACCCCGCAGCGGACGCGAAATGCGCCGTCAAGGCCATGGACTCCAAGTTCGCGATTGTCGGCTGGAAGGTCGTGGACATCGGGCCGAACGCTGCCGACGTCGGCACGGACGGCGGGCACACCACCGCGCACCGCGCCCAGCTGCGCACCGAGTCCCAGGCGGTGTCCGCCGTCGTGGACAGCTGCTGGATTCCGGAGACCGGAAAGTAG
- the mca gene encoding mycothiol conjugate amidase Mca, whose amino-acid sequence MTASPSPSAPLRLLAVHAHPDDESSKGAATMAMYAASGVDVLVATCTDGSRGDIQNPAMEGQPHPKRDMAGARRLEMDAAAKVLGVRQRWLGFIDSGLPEGDPLPPLPAGCFALQPLERAAAPLVRLVRNFKPHVILSYDENGGYPHPDHIMAHRVAVEAFAAAGDPERYPGIGEPWAPSKLYYDRAFSPDRFRALHFALEEAGLQSPYAERLAAWLEADAEGHTPPMPTHPTTTQVECGDFFEARDAALRSHRTQVDPEGFFFAVSAAMQRKVWPWEDYSLIESRIPVDLPETDLFAGLR is encoded by the coding sequence ATGACAGCATCCCCCAGCCCGTCAGCACCGCTTCGCCTGCTGGCGGTCCATGCTCATCCCGACGACGAGTCCAGCAAGGGTGCCGCCACCATGGCCATGTATGCCGCCTCAGGCGTGGACGTCCTCGTGGCCACCTGCACCGACGGCTCCCGCGGCGACATCCAGAACCCCGCGATGGAGGGGCAGCCGCACCCCAAACGCGACATGGCCGGGGCGCGCCGGCTGGAGATGGATGCCGCCGCGAAGGTCCTCGGCGTCCGGCAGCGCTGGCTCGGATTCATCGACTCCGGACTCCCGGAGGGTGACCCGCTGCCGCCCCTGCCGGCCGGGTGCTTCGCCCTACAGCCGCTCGAGCGGGCGGCCGCGCCGCTGGTCCGGCTGGTCAGGAACTTCAAGCCCCACGTGATCCTGAGCTATGACGAAAACGGCGGCTATCCGCACCCGGACCACATCATGGCGCACCGGGTGGCCGTCGAGGCCTTCGCGGCCGCCGGCGACCCCGAACGGTACCCGGGCATCGGGGAGCCATGGGCGCCCAGCAAGCTCTACTACGACCGAGCGTTCAGCCCGGACCGCTTCCGCGCGCTGCACTTCGCACTGGAGGAAGCCGGCCTGCAGTCCCCGTATGCCGAGCGGCTGGCCGCCTGGCTGGAGGCGGATGCCGAAGGGCACACCCCGCCAATGCCGACGCACCCCACCACCACCCAGGTGGAGTGCGGGGACTTCTTTGAAGCCCGCGACGCGGCGCTCCGCTCCCACCGCACGCAGGTAGACCCGGAGGGATTCTTCTTCGCGGTATCAGCGGCCATGCAGCGCAAGGTCTGGCCGTGGGAGGACTACTCCCTGATCGAGTCCCGGATCCCGGTCGACCTGCCCGAAACGGACCTGTTTGCCGGGCTAAGATAG
- a CDS encoding thioredoxin domain-containing protein: protein MRDPEPADGGSPDPLAGASNALAAEPSAYLRQHAGNPVHWQPFGDPAFAAAADRDVPVFLSIGYAACHWCHVMAHESFEDPDTANYLNAHFVSIKVDREERPDVDAVYMAATQAISGEGGWPMSVFLLPDGRAFHAGTYFPPRPMPGRPSFRQVLEAVSEAWTERRGAVEANAATLARGIAASQPAAAVRLDGPPEPLDAGLLGEAVAALARSEDQTHGGFGSAPKFPPSAVLEFLIRHAAVPSAAAAPGTTASDAGHPDTAAAARDMAGRTLAAMSRSALFDQLDGGFARYSVTRDWSVPHFEKMLYDNAQLLRVYAHWFRLGGTAEYPAAEAAEVAGRTADWLLGRLGLPPETAPGSAPSADPDPASGTAPDRVAVALASSLDADTVVDGVHAEGATYLWTPAGLEALLGPADGAAVAALMNIHTPGTVTADGSPLHPGRAITGREAELWRRVRPLLADARSGRPQPGRDDKVVAGWNGLAVAALADAGAALARPELVDAAERIAAYLERVHWRPAEGGPGRLIRVSHGGSARGIGGLLEDYALCAEGLFALYGATGHTRWYDLAEAMLDAACERFAADGGLQDAAGESTQVTAAQGGRDGLDPFDNATPSGAAALAGALVTHAALSGSSEHRALAANILALLPPLASRVPRVAGWLLATAQAALAGPVEAAVAGPDTPERAALHRELLLSASPGLVVAVQDNDAVRPVPLLLGRGAGPAGSPQVFLCRGMVCDSPTDSVEGVRERLARMG, encoded by the coding sequence ATGCGGGACCCGGAACCCGCTGACGGCGGTTCCCCCGATCCGCTGGCAGGGGCCTCGAACGCCCTGGCGGCGGAACCCTCTGCCTACCTGCGCCAGCACGCCGGCAACCCCGTTCACTGGCAGCCGTTTGGCGACCCTGCCTTCGCCGCCGCGGCCGACCGGGACGTGCCCGTGTTTCTCTCGATCGGCTACGCGGCCTGCCACTGGTGCCACGTCATGGCCCACGAATCCTTTGAAGACCCGGACACGGCCAACTACCTGAACGCCCACTTTGTCTCCATCAAGGTGGACCGGGAAGAGCGCCCCGACGTCGACGCCGTCTACATGGCCGCCACCCAGGCCATCAGCGGCGAAGGCGGCTGGCCCATGTCCGTCTTCCTCCTCCCTGACGGCCGGGCCTTCCACGCCGGCACATACTTCCCGCCCCGGCCCATGCCGGGCCGTCCTTCCTTCCGGCAGGTCCTGGAAGCCGTGAGCGAGGCCTGGACGGAGCGCCGCGGCGCCGTCGAAGCCAATGCCGCCACGCTGGCGCGCGGCATCGCCGCGTCCCAGCCGGCCGCCGCGGTACGGCTCGACGGGCCGCCCGAGCCCTTGGACGCTGGCCTGCTGGGCGAAGCCGTTGCCGCCCTGGCCCGCTCCGAAGACCAGACGCACGGCGGCTTCGGCAGCGCACCGAAGTTCCCTCCCTCGGCAGTGCTCGAATTCCTGATCCGGCACGCTGCCGTGCCGTCGGCAGCCGCTGCCCCTGGCACCACTGCCTCTGATGCCGGTCACCCCGACACCGCCGCGGCGGCCCGGGACATGGCGGGACGCACTTTGGCGGCGATGTCCCGGTCGGCGTTGTTCGACCAGCTCGACGGCGGCTTTGCGCGCTATTCCGTGACCCGGGACTGGTCCGTTCCGCACTTCGAGAAAATGCTCTACGACAACGCCCAGTTGCTGCGCGTCTACGCCCACTGGTTCCGGCTGGGCGGCACCGCCGAGTATCCGGCCGCAGAGGCCGCAGAAGTCGCCGGGCGCACCGCGGACTGGCTCTTGGGCCGCCTCGGGCTGCCCCCTGAGACGGCGCCAGGCTCGGCGCCGTCGGCTGACCCGGACCCGGCATCGGGCACGGCCCCGGACAGGGTGGCCGTGGCCCTGGCGTCCTCGCTGGACGCCGACACCGTCGTCGACGGCGTGCACGCCGAGGGCGCCACCTATCTGTGGACTCCGGCCGGGCTCGAGGCACTGCTGGGGCCGGCCGACGGCGCCGCCGTGGCGGCCCTCATGAACATCCACACGCCTGGGACCGTGACCGCCGACGGCTCGCCGCTGCATCCGGGCCGGGCGATCACCGGGCGGGAGGCCGAGCTGTGGCGGCGGGTGCGGCCACTGTTGGCTGACGCCCGCAGCGGACGGCCGCAGCCCGGCCGGGATGACAAAGTGGTGGCCGGGTGGAACGGCCTGGCCGTCGCGGCGCTCGCCGACGCCGGGGCCGCCCTGGCCCGGCCGGAACTGGTTGACGCCGCGGAACGGATTGCGGCCTATCTGGAGCGCGTGCACTGGCGTCCGGCCGAGGGCGGCCCCGGCAGGCTCATCCGTGTGTCCCACGGCGGGTCAGCGCGCGGGATCGGGGGCTTGCTGGAGGACTACGCGCTGTGCGCCGAAGGCTTGTTCGCCCTCTATGGGGCTACCGGGCACACCCGCTGGTATGACCTGGCCGAGGCCATGCTGGACGCTGCTTGCGAACGCTTCGCGGCCGACGGCGGCCTGCAGGACGCTGCGGGGGAATCGACGCAGGTCACGGCCGCCCAGGGCGGCCGGGACGGGCTGGATCCGTTCGACAACGCCACCCCGAGCGGCGCCGCCGCGCTGGCCGGGGCGCTGGTGACCCACGCGGCCCTGTCCGGCTCCTCGGAGCACCGCGCCCTGGCGGCCAACATCCTCGCGCTGCTGCCCCCGCTCGCAAGCCGGGTGCCCCGCGTGGCCGGCTGGCTGCTCGCGACCGCCCAGGCCGCGCTCGCCGGGCCCGTCGAGGCCGCCGTCGCGGGGCCGGACACGCCCGAGCGGGCCGCACTCCACCGGGAGTTGCTGCTCTCGGCCAGCCCGGGGCTGGTGGTCGCGGTCCAGGACAACGACGCCGTCCGGCCCGTGCCGCTGCTGCTGGGCCGGGGCGCGGGTCCGGCGGGCTCCCCGCAGGTGTTCCTGTGCCGCGGCATGGTCTGCGACAGCCCGACGGATTCCGTGGAAGGGGTGCGGGAGCGTCTGGCTAGGATGGGCTGA
- a CDS encoding HAD family hydrolase, protein MTSPATSRDGFELVVFDCDGVLVDSEVIAIRVDQLVLADLGWELELDEIVERFVGKSEAHFVAAVEQQLGVRLADGLDREYGRWYQEAFERDLEAVDGIEDALDRLRLPHCVASSGSHDKMQRTLGKTGLLHRFHGRIFSATEVANGKPAPDLFLHAAASLNTAPERCAVVEDSAYGVQAARAAGMHVFAYAGGVTPAERLAGPGTTVFSDMRRLPGLITAGRPARFA, encoded by the coding sequence ATGACTTCTCCGGCGACTTCTCGGGACGGCTTTGAGCTGGTGGTGTTCGACTGCGACGGTGTCCTGGTTGATTCCGAGGTGATCGCCATCCGGGTGGACCAGCTGGTGCTGGCCGATCTCGGCTGGGAGCTGGAACTGGATGAAATCGTGGAGCGGTTCGTCGGTAAGTCCGAGGCGCACTTTGTTGCCGCCGTCGAACAGCAGCTGGGTGTCCGGTTGGCCGACGGCTTGGACCGGGAGTACGGGCGGTGGTACCAGGAGGCGTTCGAACGCGACCTCGAGGCGGTCGACGGCATCGAGGACGCCCTGGACCGGCTGCGCCTGCCGCACTGCGTCGCGTCCAGCGGCAGCCATGACAAGATGCAGCGGACCCTGGGCAAGACCGGGCTGCTGCACCGCTTCCACGGCCGCATCTTCAGTGCCACGGAGGTAGCCAACGGCAAGCCGGCGCCGGACTTGTTCCTCCATGCCGCAGCGAGCCTCAACACCGCGCCGGAGCGGTGCGCCGTCGTCGAGGACAGTGCCTACGGCGTCCAGGCCGCCCGGGCAGCCGGAATGCACGTCTTCGCGTATGCCGGCGGCGTGACCCCGGCCGAGCGGCTGGCCGGTCCGGGGACCACCGTCTTTTCCGACATGCGCCGGCTGCCCGGGCTCATCACGGCGGGGCGGCCTGCGCGGTTCGCCTGA
- a CDS encoding hemolysin III family protein, producing the protein MESNSLEPRPEPAARKGTPVDDAAVRLAELLMIKPKWRGWIHTVTAPLAFVAGLVLVILAPPDLKIACAVYAVTGVLLFGVSAVYHRGNWSPRVKIVLKRLDHTNIMLVIAGSYTPLAWALLERPQAELLLWVIWSGAILGVLFRVLWTNAPRWLYVPIYIALGCGALFYLPDFFAANVASAVLICVGGALYITGAVFYALKKPNFSYKHFGFHELFHALTVVAFAAHYIAIAIAVLS; encoded by the coding sequence ATGGAAAGCAACAGTCTGGAGCCCAGGCCGGAGCCTGCGGCAAGGAAGGGCACGCCGGTGGACGACGCCGCCGTGAGGCTTGCCGAGCTGCTGATGATCAAGCCGAAATGGCGGGGCTGGATCCACACAGTGACCGCCCCGCTGGCCTTCGTCGCCGGGCTGGTGCTGGTCATCCTGGCGCCGCCGGACCTGAAGATCGCCTGCGCCGTCTATGCCGTCACCGGGGTCCTGCTTTTCGGCGTCAGCGCCGTCTACCACCGGGGGAACTGGTCTCCGCGCGTCAAGATCGTCCTGAAGCGGCTGGACCACACAAACATCATGCTGGTGATCGCCGGAAGCTACACGCCGCTCGCCTGGGCCCTCCTGGAACGGCCGCAGGCCGAACTGCTGCTGTGGGTCATCTGGTCCGGGGCCATCCTCGGCGTCCTGTTTCGCGTGCTGTGGACCAACGCCCCGCGGTGGCTCTATGTGCCGATCTACATCGCGCTGGGCTGCGGGGCGCTGTTCTACCTCCCGGACTTCTTCGCCGCCAATGTCGCCTCGGCCGTGCTGATCTGCGTCGGAGGCGCCCTGTACATCACCGGAGCCGTCTTCTACGCCCTGAAGAAGCCGAACTTCAGCTACAAGCACTTCGGCTTCCACGAGCTGTTCCATGCCCTGACGGTGGTCGCTTTCGCCGCGCACTACATCGCCATTGCCATCGCGGTCCTGAGCTGA
- a CDS encoding isoprenyl transferase, with the protein MEMPGFLYGFYERKLQRSLDPERIPRHVGVMVDGNRRWARQFNAPTSQGHQAGADKIHEFLGWCQELGIKVVTLYMLSTDNMNRSGEELDLLMGIIANTLDRLDDDADISVHAMGAPELLPDYLAERLNKLTARTPAHEKLHVNVAVGYGGRREIVDAVRELLHDAVARGADIGKLADDLTVDDISRFLYTRGQPDPDLVIRTSGEQRLSGFLMWQSAYSEFYFCEALWPAFRKVDFLRALRDYAGRQRRFGA; encoded by the coding sequence ATGGAAATGCCCGGGTTCCTCTACGGCTTTTACGAGCGCAAACTCCAGCGCTCCCTGGACCCGGAACGGATCCCCCGGCACGTCGGCGTCATGGTCGACGGCAACCGGCGCTGGGCCCGCCAGTTCAACGCCCCCACAAGCCAGGGGCATCAGGCCGGCGCGGATAAGATCCACGAATTCCTCGGCTGGTGCCAGGAGCTGGGCATCAAGGTGGTCACCTTGTACATGCTCTCCACGGACAACATGAACCGCTCCGGCGAAGAGCTGGATCTCCTGATGGGCATCATTGCCAACACCCTGGACCGGCTGGACGACGACGCCGACATCTCGGTGCACGCCATGGGCGCCCCCGAGCTGCTGCCGGACTACCTCGCCGAGCGGCTGAACAAACTCACGGCCCGCACGCCCGCGCACGAAAAGCTGCACGTCAATGTCGCCGTCGGCTACGGCGGACGGCGGGAAATCGTCGACGCCGTCCGGGAACTGCTGCACGACGCCGTCGCCCGGGGCGCGGACATCGGAAAACTGGCCGATGACCTCACCGTGGACGACATCTCGCGGTTCCTCTACACCCGGGGCCAGCCGGACCCGGATCTCGTGATCCGGACCTCCGGCGAGCAGCGGCTTTCCGGGTTCCTGATGTGGCAAAGCGCGTACAGTGAGTTCTACTTCTGCGAGGCCTTGTGGCCGGCGTTCCGCAAGGTCGATTTCCTGCGCGCCCTCCGCGATTACGCCGGAAGGCAGCGCCGCTTCGGCGCCTGA